In Malus sylvestris chromosome 16, drMalSylv7.2, whole genome shotgun sequence, the following are encoded in one genomic region:
- the LOC126607352 gene encoding ion channel CASTOR-like isoform X2, which produces MSPHSDSAAVASTSASTSRDWYFPSPPFIHANSHSSKFPKYPRRFPTNPRPFQSQHLPPDYRQPLDGVSSPNSAPPSRGVSSSSSAVRRSFNHERLRRRVDFGGRREQPRRNVDRQASWSASDGVSRRRSEVALGDKFIGSTGHGFRVRWKMVILAAIVTTVLSSVVYQNFCLHIKVNELQEYISKLEFQLQDYNSSESVELISFSGQESDLPSKSLKRLALMVSLTLLSIPILAFKYIDYVSRSRSSENISEEVSLNKQLAYQVDLFLSVHPYSKPLALLVATLLLICLGGLALFGVKDDNLAECLWLSWTYVADSGNHTDSEKIGERLVSVSISFGGMLIFAMMLGLVSDAISEKFDSLRKGRSEVVEQNHTLILGWSDKLGSLLNQLAIANESLGGGIVVVMAERDKEEMELDIAKMEFDFKGTSVICRSGSPLILADLKKVSVSKARAIIVLAEDGNADQSDARALRTVLSLTGVKEGLRGHIVVELSDLDNEVLVKLVGGDLVETVVAHDVIGRLMIQCARQPGLAQIWEDILGFEHCEFYIKRWPQLDGMHFEDVLISFPDAIPCGVKVASLGGKIILNPDDSYVLKEGDEVLVIAEDDDTYAPAALPTVKEASFIHIARTARKPQKILLCGWRRDIDDMLVVLDAFLAEGSELWMFNEVAEKEREKKLIDGGLDVSRLVNINLVNREGNAVIRRHLESLPLQSFDSILILADESVEDSAIQADSRSLATLLLIRDIQAKRLPMVTRAERGSFYQGSWIGEMQQASDKSVIISEILDPRTKNLLSMSKISDYVLSNELVSMALAMVAEDRQINDVLEELFAEEGNELQIRQADLYLREGEELSFYEIMLRARQRREVMIGYRMEKAERAAINPPAKSERRRWSGKDVFVVIAEKE; this is translated from the exons ATGTCCCCCCACTCCGACTCAGCAGCAGTCGCTTCCACTTCCGCTTCCACCAGCAGAGACTGGTACTTTCCCTCACCTCCCTTCATCCACGCTAACTCACACTCTTCGAAATTTCCAAAATACCCCCGAAGATTCCCGACCAATCCCAGACCATTCCAGTCCCAACACCTCCCTCCCGATTACCGGCAGCCGCTTGACGGCGTTTCGTCCCCCAATTCCGCGCCGCCGAGTCGCGGCGTTTCGTCCTCAAGCTCAGCCGTACGCAGATCCTTCAACCATGAAAGGCTTCGACGGAGAGTCGACTTCGGTGGCCGGAGAGAGCAGCCGCGGCGAAACGTCGACAGGCAGGCCAGCTGGAGCGCTTCTGACGGCGTTTCGAGAAGAAGATCTGAGGTTGCTTTGGGCGACAAGTTTATTGGTTCTACGGGACATGGCTTCAGGGTTCGATGGAAAATGGTCATTTTAGCTgcg ATTGTGACGACGGTACTCTCATCAGTGGTGTACCAGAATTTCTGTCTGCATATCAAAGTCAATGAGTTGCAG GAATATATTTCGAAGCTTGAATTTCAACTACAAGACTACAATTCATCCGAATCTGTGGAGCTAATCAGTTTCTCTGGGCAGGAAAGCGATCTCCCTAGCAAAAGTTTAAAAAGATTAGCTCTTATGGTCTCCCTCACACTTTTATCCATACCTATCCTAGCTTTCAAGTACATCGATTATGTCTCTAGATCAAGATCGTCAGAAAACATTTCAGAAGAAGTTTCCCTAAACAAACAGCTAGCATATCAGGTTGATCTGTTTTTATCTGTCCACCCATATTCTAAGCCGCTGGCATTGTTAGTTGCAACTCTGTTACTAATTTGTCTTGGGGGGTTAGCACTCTTTGGAGTAAAAGATGATAACTTAGCAGAATGTCTTTGGTTATCGTGGACTTATGTAGCTGATTCTGGCAACCATACTGACTCTGAAAAGATTGGTGAAAGGCTTGTATCAGTTTCCATTAGCTTTGGTGGTATGCTCATATTTGCAATGATGCTTGGACTCGTTTCTGATGCAATTTCGGAGAAATTTGATTCGTTGAGGAAAGGGAGAAGTGAGGTGGTTGAGCAAAACCATACCTTAATTCTTGGTTGGAGTGATAAATTG GGATCACTATTGAATCAGCTTGCAATAGCTAATGAGAGTTTAGGTGGAGGGATTGTTGTAGTCATGGCTGAGCGAGACAAAGAGGAAATGGAACTTGACATTGCTAAAATGGAGTTTGATTTCAAAGGAACATCTGTAATATGCAGAAGTGGGAGCCCTCTTATTTTGGCTGATTTGAAAAAG GTATCTGTTTCCAAGGCCCGTGCAATAATTGTCCTTGCCGAAGATGGAAATGCTGATCAG AGTGATGCCCGTGCATTGAGAACAGTTTTAAGTCTGACTGGAGTAAAAGAAGGGCTTCGAGGACATATTGTAGTTGAACTAAGTGATCTTGACAATGAGGTTCTTGTTAAACTTGTTGGTGGAGATCTTGTTGAAACTGTTGTGGCTCATGATGTAATTGGTCGTTTGATGATTCAATGTGCTAGGCAGCCTGGACTTGCACAG ATCTGGGAAGATATTCTTGGGTTTGAACATTGTGAGTTCTACATCAAAAGATGGCCACAGCTGGATGGCATGCATTTCGAGGATGTATTGATCAGTTTTCCTGATGCCATTCCTTGTGGAGTCAAGGTGGCATCATTAGGTGGTAAGATTATTTTGAATCCCGATGACTCTTATGTTCTAAAAGAAGGTGATGAGGTGCTTGTCATAGCAGAGGATGACGATACCTATGCTCCTGCAGCATTGCCAACG GTCAAAGAGGCATCTTTCATACATATTGCCCGAACAGCAAGAAAGCCACAGAAGATTCTACTTTGTGGATGGAGGAGGGACATTGATGATATGCTTGTG GTATTGGATGCCTTTCTAGCCGAAGGTTCCGAGCTCTGGATGTTTAACGAGGTTGCTGAAAAGGAGAGGGAAAAGAAGCTAATTGATGGTGGCCTTGACGTCAGCCGGTTGGTTAATATAAATTTGGTTAACCGCGAGGGTAATGCTGTAATACGGCGTCATTTGGAGAGCCTTCCTTTGCAGTCTTTTGATTCG ATCTTAATTTTGGCTGATGAATCTGTGGAAGATTCAGCAATTCAAGCTGATTCCAGATCTCTTGCCACATTACTTTTAATTCGTGATATTCAG GCTAAGCGTCTCCCTATGGTAACACGTGCTGAAAGAGGAAGCTTCTATCAAGGGTCATGGATAGGGGAAATGCAGCAAGCTTCAGATAAGTCGGTTATAATTAGTGAAATTCTGGACCCAAGGACAAAAAATCTATTATCCATGTCAAAGATCAGTGATTATGTGCTATCGAATGAGCTCGTCAGCATGGCATTGGCAATGGTAGCAGAGGATCGGCAAATAAATGATGTGTTGGAAGAGCTGTTTGCTGAGGAG GGTAATGAGTTGCAAATAAGGCAAGCAGATCTCTATCTACGGGAGGGTGAGGAATTAAGCTTCTATGAAATAATGTTGCGAGCGAGACAGAGGAGAGAGGTGATGATTGGTTACCGTATGGAAAAAGCTGAGAGAGCTGCCATCAATCCCCCTGCCAAAAGCGAGAGGAGGAGGTGGTCTGGGAAGGATGTTTTCGTGGTAATTGCTGAGAAGGAATGA
- the LOC126607352 gene encoding ion channel CASTOR-like isoform X1 has translation MSPHSDSAAVASTSASTSRDWYFPSPPFIHANSHSSKFPKYPRRFPTNPRPFQSQHLPPDYRQPLDGVSSPNSAPPSRGVSSSSSAVRRSFNHERLRRRVDFGGRREQPRRNVDRQASWSASDGVSRRRSEVALGDKFIGSTGHGFRVRWKMVILAAIVTTVLSSVVYQNFCLHIKVNELQEYISKLEFQLQDYNSSESVELISFSGQESDLPSKSLKRLALMVSLTLLSIPILAFKYIDYVSRSRSSENISEEVSLNKQLAYQVDLFLSVHPYSKPLALLVATLLLICLGGLALFGVKDDNLAECLWLSWTYVADSGNHTDSEKIGERLVSVSISFGGMLIFAMMLGLVSDAISEKFDSLRKGRSEVVEQNHTLILGWSDKLGSLLNQLAIANESLGGGIVVVMAERDKEEMELDIAKMEFDFKGTSVICRSGSPLILADLKKVSVSKARAIIVLAEDGNADQSDARALRTVLSLTGVKEGLRGHIVVELSDLDNEVLVKLVGGDLVETVVAHDVIGRLMIQCARQPGLAQIWEDILGFEHCEFYIKRWPQLDGMHFEDVLISFPDAIPCGVKVASLGGKIILNPDDSYVLKEGDEVLVIAEDDDTYAPAALPTVWRGSLPQDFIVPKSTERILFCGWRRDMEDMIMVLDAFLAEGSELWMFNEVAEKEREKKLIDGGLDVSRLVNINLVNREGNAVIRRHLESLPLQSFDSILILADESVEDSAIQADSRSLATLLLIRDIQAKRLPMVTRAERGSFYQGSWIGEMQQASDKSVIISEILDPRTKNLLSMSKISDYVLSNELVSMALAMVAEDRQINDVLEELFAEEGNELQIRQADLYLREGEELSFYEIMLRARQRREVMIGYRMEKAERAAINPPAKSERRRWSGKDVFVVIAEKE, from the exons ATGTCCCCCCACTCCGACTCAGCAGCAGTCGCTTCCACTTCCGCTTCCACCAGCAGAGACTGGTACTTTCCCTCACCTCCCTTCATCCACGCTAACTCACACTCTTCGAAATTTCCAAAATACCCCCGAAGATTCCCGACCAATCCCAGACCATTCCAGTCCCAACACCTCCCTCCCGATTACCGGCAGCCGCTTGACGGCGTTTCGTCCCCCAATTCCGCGCCGCCGAGTCGCGGCGTTTCGTCCTCAAGCTCAGCCGTACGCAGATCCTTCAACCATGAAAGGCTTCGACGGAGAGTCGACTTCGGTGGCCGGAGAGAGCAGCCGCGGCGAAACGTCGACAGGCAGGCCAGCTGGAGCGCTTCTGACGGCGTTTCGAGAAGAAGATCTGAGGTTGCTTTGGGCGACAAGTTTATTGGTTCTACGGGACATGGCTTCAGGGTTCGATGGAAAATGGTCATTTTAGCTgcg ATTGTGACGACGGTACTCTCATCAGTGGTGTACCAGAATTTCTGTCTGCATATCAAAGTCAATGAGTTGCAG GAATATATTTCGAAGCTTGAATTTCAACTACAAGACTACAATTCATCCGAATCTGTGGAGCTAATCAGTTTCTCTGGGCAGGAAAGCGATCTCCCTAGCAAAAGTTTAAAAAGATTAGCTCTTATGGTCTCCCTCACACTTTTATCCATACCTATCCTAGCTTTCAAGTACATCGATTATGTCTCTAGATCAAGATCGTCAGAAAACATTTCAGAAGAAGTTTCCCTAAACAAACAGCTAGCATATCAGGTTGATCTGTTTTTATCTGTCCACCCATATTCTAAGCCGCTGGCATTGTTAGTTGCAACTCTGTTACTAATTTGTCTTGGGGGGTTAGCACTCTTTGGAGTAAAAGATGATAACTTAGCAGAATGTCTTTGGTTATCGTGGACTTATGTAGCTGATTCTGGCAACCATACTGACTCTGAAAAGATTGGTGAAAGGCTTGTATCAGTTTCCATTAGCTTTGGTGGTATGCTCATATTTGCAATGATGCTTGGACTCGTTTCTGATGCAATTTCGGAGAAATTTGATTCGTTGAGGAAAGGGAGAAGTGAGGTGGTTGAGCAAAACCATACCTTAATTCTTGGTTGGAGTGATAAATTG GGATCACTATTGAATCAGCTTGCAATAGCTAATGAGAGTTTAGGTGGAGGGATTGTTGTAGTCATGGCTGAGCGAGACAAAGAGGAAATGGAACTTGACATTGCTAAAATGGAGTTTGATTTCAAAGGAACATCTGTAATATGCAGAAGTGGGAGCCCTCTTATTTTGGCTGATTTGAAAAAG GTATCTGTTTCCAAGGCCCGTGCAATAATTGTCCTTGCCGAAGATGGAAATGCTGATCAG AGTGATGCCCGTGCATTGAGAACAGTTTTAAGTCTGACTGGAGTAAAAGAAGGGCTTCGAGGACATATTGTAGTTGAACTAAGTGATCTTGACAATGAGGTTCTTGTTAAACTTGTTGGTGGAGATCTTGTTGAAACTGTTGTGGCTCATGATGTAATTGGTCGTTTGATGATTCAATGTGCTAGGCAGCCTGGACTTGCACAG ATCTGGGAAGATATTCTTGGGTTTGAACATTGTGAGTTCTACATCAAAAGATGGCCACAGCTGGATGGCATGCATTTCGAGGATGTATTGATCAGTTTTCCTGATGCCATTCCTTGTGGAGTCAAGGTGGCATCATTAGGTGGTAAGATTATTTTGAATCCCGATGACTCTTATGTTCTAAAAGAAGGTGATGAGGTGCTTGTCATAGCAGAGGATGACGATACCTATGCTCCTGCAGCATTGCCAACG GTCTGGAGAGGTAGTCTACCCCAAGATTTTATTGTTCCAAAGTCCACAGAAAGGATACTTTTTTGTGGTTGGCGGCGAGATATGGAGGATATGATTATG GTATTGGATGCCTTTCTAGCCGAAGGTTCCGAGCTCTGGATGTTTAACGAGGTTGCTGAAAAGGAGAGGGAAAAGAAGCTAATTGATGGTGGCCTTGACGTCAGCCGGTTGGTTAATATAAATTTGGTTAACCGCGAGGGTAATGCTGTAATACGGCGTCATTTGGAGAGCCTTCCTTTGCAGTCTTTTGATTCG ATCTTAATTTTGGCTGATGAATCTGTGGAAGATTCAGCAATTCAAGCTGATTCCAGATCTCTTGCCACATTACTTTTAATTCGTGATATTCAG GCTAAGCGTCTCCCTATGGTAACACGTGCTGAAAGAGGAAGCTTCTATCAAGGGTCATGGATAGGGGAAATGCAGCAAGCTTCAGATAAGTCGGTTATAATTAGTGAAATTCTGGACCCAAGGACAAAAAATCTATTATCCATGTCAAAGATCAGTGATTATGTGCTATCGAATGAGCTCGTCAGCATGGCATTGGCAATGGTAGCAGAGGATCGGCAAATAAATGATGTGTTGGAAGAGCTGTTTGCTGAGGAG GGTAATGAGTTGCAAATAAGGCAAGCAGATCTCTATCTACGGGAGGGTGAGGAATTAAGCTTCTATGAAATAATGTTGCGAGCGAGACAGAGGAGAGAGGTGATGATTGGTTACCGTATGGAAAAAGCTGAGAGAGCTGCCATCAATCCCCCTGCCAAAAGCGAGAGGAGGAGGTGGTCTGGGAAGGATGTTTTCGTGGTAATTGCTGAGAAGGAATGA